A region from the Hyalangium minutum genome encodes:
- a CDS encoding HNH endonuclease signature motif containing protein: MEPQRAWLALSLGAEREYAGNVGYADELDRCREGHTFETPKITSEPCTHFEAHFEGTCFPVPGRIPVQEVRKACPRFNGQLAIQALDLERLDGKAALLRTLSASLQPSHQEPLLFAHDAAEDAYVPNELDERTVLKRQIRARRGQATFRQALRERFDDTCLVTRCKLPDLLEAAHISPYRGQKDHHPSNGLLLRADIHTLFDLDLLGIDPATLQVHLHPRLHGLGYDAFAGQVLACNPHHLSREALESRWGLFQANLPAVGFAPRGEA; encoded by the coding sequence ATGGAGCCACAACGGGCTTGGCTGGCGCTCTCCCTGGGTGCGGAACGCGAGTACGCAGGGAACGTGGGGTACGCCGATGAGCTGGACCGATGCAGGGAAGGTCACACGTTCGAGACCCCCAAGATTACCTCCGAGCCCTGTACCCACTTCGAAGCCCACTTTGAGGGCACATGCTTCCCAGTTCCAGGGCGCATCCCTGTTCAAGAGGTGCGCAAGGCCTGCCCACGGTTCAATGGGCAACTGGCCATTCAAGCATTGGATCTGGAGCGCTTGGATGGCAAAGCCGCGCTCCTCCGCACCCTGTCAGCGTCACTCCAGCCCTCGCACCAGGAACCCTTGTTGTTCGCGCACGATGCCGCAGAAGACGCTTACGTCCCCAACGAACTGGACGAGCGCACGGTGCTCAAACGTCAGATCCGTGCACGGCGAGGACAAGCCACGTTCCGCCAAGCGCTCCGAGAGCGCTTCGACGACACGTGCCTCGTCACCCGTTGCAAGCTTCCGGATCTGCTCGAAGCAGCCCATATCTCTCCCTACCGAGGCCAGAAGGATCACCATCCATCGAATGGGCTCCTCCTGCGCGCGGACATCCACACGCTCTTCGATCTGGACCTCCTCGGGATTGACCCGGCGACGCTGCAAGTCCACCTGCACCCGAGGCTCCATGGCTTGGGGTATGACGCCTTTGCAGGGCAGGTGCTAGCATGCAACCCCCACCATCTGAGCCGAGAAGCGCTGGAGTCCCGCTGGGGTCTTTTTCAGGCCAATCTCCCAGCGGTGGGCTTCGCCCCCAGAGGAGAAGCCTGA
- a CDS encoding DUF1501 domain-containing protein, producing MNRRQFLAGAMAGTAISTLDWLRFFRSFGVPGTKKELGIAEAAAAELAAEPRFLIYWFQEGGWDGYSMFNPVHTPNDATRSIPAGTLRPAPTWSQHKYRPKSYGTSPLNPPRTSGGIQYGYLAEDGVPLFPNMAVVSSHNGNTFHSGGRWEYHYGRYSASLSAYRQPVERTVMQAFCEAYGNGYLLPHLSWHRWLSDGELSIPSYPEGTGYYEKLGPVHAHTLYGKTPADMRNRLMSLGSVSQGQRNARIRQFTDNLQSNFLAEKNGESVRAFSSALTIHRALTGGTGVTINPQTMFTDATLRAEFGVAAADETTESASINGNPARSKETPNTNVQALMAYEMMTKGLSIGFFIENRGLRLFDSHRDRRSIMSNLGQTDQAATMRRNLWNPLKALVTRLKNTQYGTSGKSYFDYTTIVLASEMGRTISGDVEAILANAGLTDTQKYDEIMAQDCCQHWRVNSVAFLGGTVKGNSQFGRVGSVSLEGIPMMPDGTLDPAYDPDTGLLISGRTKNPNSYISDPGHVYSTALHLSGLDPAALRAAGKGKNDRPAMTFVKKP from the coding sequence ATGAACCGCCGTCAATTCCTTGCTGGTGCGATGGCCGGCACCGCGATCAGCACCTTGGACTGGCTCCGCTTCTTCCGGAGCTTTGGAGTGCCGGGGACGAAGAAGGAGCTGGGCATCGCCGAGGCCGCTGCGGCGGAGCTCGCCGCCGAGCCGCGCTTCCTCATCTACTGGTTCCAGGAGGGAGGCTGGGACGGGTATTCGATGTTCAACCCGGTGCACACGCCGAACGACGCGACGCGCTCGATTCCGGCGGGGACGCTGCGGCCCGCGCCGACGTGGAGCCAGCACAAGTACCGGCCGAAGAGCTACGGCACGAGCCCGCTGAACCCGCCGCGCACCTCGGGGGGCATCCAGTACGGCTATTTGGCGGAGGACGGGGTGCCGCTGTTCCCGAACATGGCGGTGGTGTCGAGCCACAACGGGAACACGTTCCACTCGGGTGGCCGGTGGGAGTACCACTACGGGCGCTACAGCGCGTCGCTGTCGGCGTACCGGCAGCCGGTCGAGCGCACGGTGATGCAGGCGTTCTGCGAGGCGTACGGCAACGGGTACCTGCTGCCGCACCTGAGCTGGCACCGGTGGCTGTCGGACGGGGAGCTGTCGATTCCGTCGTACCCGGAGGGGACGGGGTACTACGAGAAGCTGGGGCCGGTGCACGCGCACACGCTGTACGGGAAGACGCCGGCGGACATGCGCAACCGGCTGATGTCGCTGGGGAGCGTGTCGCAGGGGCAGCGCAACGCGCGCATTCGCCAGTTCACGGACAACCTGCAGTCGAACTTCCTGGCGGAGAAGAACGGTGAGTCGGTGCGGGCGTTCTCCTCGGCGCTGACGATTCACCGGGCGCTGACGGGAGGGACGGGCGTCACCATCAACCCGCAGACGATGTTCACGGACGCGACGCTGCGGGCCGAGTTCGGAGTGGCGGCGGCGGACGAGACGACGGAGTCGGCGTCGATCAACGGCAACCCGGCGCGTTCGAAGGAGACGCCGAACACGAACGTCCAGGCGCTGATGGCGTACGAGATGATGACGAAGGGGCTGTCGATCGGCTTCTTCATCGAGAACCGGGGCCTGCGGCTGTTCGACTCGCACCGGGATCGCCGGTCGATCATGAGCAACCTGGGGCAGACGGACCAGGCGGCGACGATGCGGCGCAACCTGTGGAATCCGCTGAAGGCGCTGGTGACGCGGCTGAAGAACACGCAGTACGGGACGTCGGGGAAGAGCTACTTCGACTACACGACGATCGTGCTGGCGTCGGAGATGGGGCGGACGATCAGCGGGGACGTGGAAGCGATCCTGGCGAATGCGGGGCTGACGGACACGCAGAAGTACGACGAGATCATGGCCCAGGACTGCTGCCAGCACTGGCGAGTGAACAGCGTGGCGTTCCTGGGCGGGACGGTGAAGGGGAACTCGCAGTTTGGGCGAGTGGGGAGCGTGTCCTTGGAGGGCATCCCGATGATGCCGGACGGGACGCTGGACCCGGCGTACGATCCGGACACGGGGCTGTTGATCTCGGGGCGGACGAAGAACCCGAACAGTTACATCTCGGATCCGGGGCACGTGTACTCGACGGCGCTGCACCTGTCGGGGCTGGATCCGGCGGCGCTGCGCGCGGCGGGGAAGGGCAAGAACGACCGCCCCGCGATGACGTTCGTGAAGAAGCCCTGA